A single region of the Mycobacterium avium subsp. avium genome encodes:
- a CDS encoding thioesterase II family protein has protein sequence MTLNNLITVSSTFPSWIKLTRGRNEGSADRRAGATVVFPHAGAAAASYRVLAAALAAGGDTYVVQYPQRADRLSEPAHESVHDLAAGLFQAAPWPSVAPLTLFGHSMGAVVAFEFARVAETHGAAVRKLWVSAGPPPCVVADMPELPTSDDGLLADIADLGGTDPELLADEEFSELLTTAVRADYQAFNRYDPSPDVRIGADIHVLGGHDDHRIGTGVLRQWERHTAGSFAVSLYEGGHFYVYDHVDAVAAQVNAG, from the coding sequence ATGACATTGAATAATCTGATCACCGTGTCTTCCACGTTCCCGTCCTGGATCAAGCTGACCCGGGGCCGCAACGAGGGGTCGGCGGACCGCCGTGCGGGCGCCACGGTGGTATTCCCGCATGCCGGTGCGGCCGCCGCGAGCTATCGGGTGCTGGCGGCGGCGCTGGCCGCCGGTGGCGACACCTACGTCGTGCAGTATCCACAGCGGGCCGACCGCCTCAGCGAGCCCGCACACGAAAGCGTGCACGACCTGGCCGCCGGCCTCTTCCAGGCCGCACCATGGCCCAGCGTCGCACCGCTGACGTTGTTCGGCCACAGCATGGGTGCCGTCGTCGCCTTCGAATTCGCCCGCGTCGCCGAGACGCACGGTGCGGCCGTCCGCAAACTCTGGGTATCGGCGGGTCCGCCGCCGTGCGTCGTCGCCGACATGCCCGAACTGCCGACCAGCGACGACGGGCTGCTGGCGGACATCGCCGATTTGGGCGGCACCGACCCGGAACTGCTTGCCGACGAAGAGTTCTCGGAACTACTGACCACCGCGGTGCGCGCCGACTACCAGGCCTTCAACCGCTACGACCCGAGCCCCGACGTCCGCATCGGCGCCGACATCCACGTGTTGGGTGGCCATGACGACCACCGCATCGGGACCGGTGTGCTGCGTCAGTGGGAAAGACACACCGCCGGATCCTTCGCCGTGTCGCTGTATGAGGGCGGGCACTTCTACGTCTACGACCATGTCGACGCGGTCGCCGCGCAGGTGAATGCCGGGTGA
- a CDS encoding non-ribosomal peptide synthetase has protein sequence MVHAPARSEDIRAEVAELLGVDVDAVQPGSNLIGQGLDSIRIMTLAGRWRRQGIAVDFATLAETPTVEAWAELVNAGRPSADRPAEPADAPADAARSREDEPFSLAPMQHAMWVGRQENQQLGGVAGHLYVEFDGGGIDPERLRAAATALARRHPMLRVRFLPDGTQRIAPADEFGPFPVHVEDLRERSQGEADRRLAAIRAAKSHQQLDGAVFELAVTLLPAERSRLHVDLDMQAADAMSYRTLMADLAALYLGRDLPELHYTYRQYRQAIEAEDARPQPARDADRAWWAQRLPELPDPPALPTTAGRAENQSTRRWHWLDPHTRDALFARAQARGFTPAMALAAGFANTLARWSTTSRFLLNVPLFGRQALHPDVDFLVGDFTSSLLLDVDLTRANTASARAQVVQAAMRTAAAHSAYPGLSLLRDLSRHRGTQVLAPVVFTSALGLGELFSSDVTGQFGTPGWIISQGPQVLLDAQVTEFDGGVLVNWDVREGVFPAGVIDAMFAHHIDELLRLASADEAWEAPGPPALPEAQRAVREAANGRTAEPSGEALHDGFFRQAEQRPDAPAVFASSGDLSYAQLRDQALAVAAALRAAGVTAGDTIAVMGPKTAEQIPALLGILSVGAVYLPIGVDQPRDRAERILESGGVSLAVVCGGQRLSMPVPEVVLADILGGAPASTEITSARVDPAALAYVLFTSGSTGEPKGVEVTHDAAMNTVEFIGRHFDIGPADRCLALSTLEGDISVMDVFVTLRTGGSIVVVDEAQRRDPDAWARLIDAHQVTVLHFMPGWLEMLVEVGRGRLSSVRVVPTGGDWVRPEVVRRLRAEAPNLRFAGLGGATETPVHNSIFEVTEPIPDDWTALPFGVPLPNNACRVVDDTGADCPDWVPGEYWVSGRGIARGYRGRPDLTAERFVEHDGRIWYRTGDLVRYWPDGTLEFVGRADHRVKISGYRVELGEIETALRRVPGVRTAVAALIAVSGESDVLAAQVCADDATVTAEGIRQSLADLVPAHMIPRHITVVERIGFTDAGKLDRRAVARELEGAVSQSQRPGHRAPSTPLQSALAMIVGDLLGRQNIGIDDDFFALGGDSVLATQAVARIRAWLDAPDIMVADIFANRTVSSLAAVLGAGERDPGRLDQVAELYLEVIGMDAESVLAASQQPAKS, from the coding sequence GTGGTGCACGCCCCGGCACGCTCGGAGGACATCCGGGCGGAGGTGGCCGAACTCCTCGGCGTCGACGTCGATGCAGTTCAGCCGGGTAGCAACCTCATCGGTCAGGGCCTGGACTCGATCCGGATCATGACCCTGGCCGGACGCTGGCGCCGCCAGGGCATCGCCGTCGACTTCGCCACGCTCGCCGAAACGCCGACGGTCGAGGCCTGGGCGGAACTGGTCAACGCCGGCAGGCCGAGCGCTGATCGGCCGGCCGAGCCCGCCGATGCACCCGCGGACGCTGCGCGGTCCAGGGAGGACGAGCCCTTTTCGCTGGCCCCGATGCAGCACGCGATGTGGGTCGGCCGCCAGGAAAACCAGCAGCTCGGCGGCGTCGCGGGACACCTCTACGTCGAATTCGACGGCGGAGGAATCGATCCGGAACGCCTGCGCGCCGCGGCGACCGCGCTGGCACGGCGCCACCCGATGCTGCGGGTGCGGTTCTTGCCCGACGGCACCCAGCGCATCGCCCCGGCCGACGAGTTCGGCCCCTTCCCGGTCCACGTCGAGGACCTGCGCGAGCGGAGCCAAGGCGAGGCCGACCGGCGGCTCGCCGCAATCCGTGCCGCCAAATCACACCAGCAGCTCGACGGCGCGGTGTTCGAGCTCGCGGTGACGCTGCTGCCGGCCGAACGGTCGCGGCTGCACGTCGACCTGGACATGCAGGCCGCCGACGCGATGAGCTATCGCACCCTGATGGCCGACCTGGCGGCGCTCTACCTCGGACGCGACCTGCCCGAACTGCACTACACCTACCGGCAGTACCGCCAGGCCATCGAGGCCGAGGACGCGCGGCCGCAACCGGCCCGCGACGCGGACCGCGCCTGGTGGGCGCAGCGCCTTCCCGAGCTGCCAGACCCGCCCGCCCTGCCGACCACCGCGGGCCGCGCCGAGAACCAAAGCACCCGGCGCTGGCACTGGCTGGACCCGCACACCCGCGATGCGCTCTTCGCGCGCGCCCAGGCCCGCGGGTTCACCCCGGCGATGGCGCTGGCCGCGGGGTTCGCCAACACCCTGGCGCGCTGGTCGACCACCTCGCGCTTCCTGCTGAACGTTCCGCTGTTCGGGCGCCAGGCGCTGCACCCGGACGTCGACTTCTTGGTCGGCGACTTCACCTCCTCGCTGCTGCTCGACGTCGACCTCACCCGCGCGAACACCGCATCGGCACGGGCCCAGGTGGTGCAGGCCGCGATGCGCACCGCCGCCGCCCATTCGGCCTATCCCGGTTTGTCGCTCCTTCGTGACCTCAGCCGTCATCGCGGCACCCAGGTGCTCGCACCCGTCGTCTTCACCAGCGCGCTCGGACTCGGCGAGCTGTTCAGCTCCGACGTGACCGGCCAATTCGGCACACCGGGATGGATCATCTCCCAGGGGCCGCAGGTGCTGCTGGACGCGCAAGTCACCGAATTCGACGGCGGCGTCCTGGTGAATTGGGATGTGCGCGAAGGCGTCTTCCCCGCCGGCGTCATCGACGCGATGTTCGCCCATCACATCGACGAGCTGCTCCGGCTGGCCTCCGCCGACGAAGCCTGGGAGGCGCCGGGCCCCCCGGCGCTGCCCGAGGCTCAGCGCGCGGTACGCGAGGCGGCCAACGGCCGCACCGCCGAACCGAGCGGAGAAGCCTTGCACGACGGGTTCTTTCGGCAAGCCGAGCAGCGACCCGATGCGCCGGCGGTCTTCGCCAGTTCCGGTGACCTCAGCTACGCGCAGCTACGCGACCAGGCGCTGGCCGTGGCGGCCGCGCTGCGTGCGGCCGGCGTCACCGCCGGGGACACCATCGCGGTGATGGGCCCCAAAACCGCCGAGCAGATTCCCGCGCTGCTGGGCATCCTGTCCGTCGGTGCCGTCTATCTGCCGATCGGCGTCGACCAGCCACGCGACCGCGCCGAGCGCATTCTCGAGTCCGGCGGGGTGAGCCTGGCCGTGGTGTGCGGAGGACAACGCCTGTCCATGCCGGTGCCCGAGGTGGTGCTCGCCGACATCCTCGGCGGCGCGCCTGCGAGCACCGAGATCACTTCAGCGAGAGTAGATCCCGCCGCGCTCGCCTACGTGTTGTTCACCTCCGGCTCCACCGGCGAACCCAAAGGCGTCGAGGTCACTCACGACGCAGCGATGAACACTGTGGAATTCATCGGCCGCCACTTCGACATCGGCCCCGCGGATCGATGCCTGGCCCTGTCGACCCTCGAGGGCGACATCTCGGTCATGGACGTGTTCGTCACCCTGCGCACCGGCGGCTCCATCGTCGTGGTCGACGAAGCCCAGCGACGTGATCCCGACGCTTGGGCCCGGCTCATCGACGCCCACCAGGTCACCGTGCTGCATTTCATGCCCGGCTGGCTCGAGATGCTGGTCGAGGTCGGCCGCGGGCGGCTGTCCTCGGTGCGGGTGGTGCCCACCGGAGGCGACTGGGTGCGCCCCGAGGTGGTGCGCCGGCTACGGGCCGAAGCCCCCAACCTCCGGTTCGCCGGCCTCGGGGGAGCCACCGAAACCCCGGTGCACAACAGCATTTTCGAGGTGACCGAGCCGATACCCGACGACTGGACGGCGCTGCCCTTCGGCGTCCCGCTGCCCAACAACGCCTGCCGCGTCGTCGACGACACCGGCGCCGACTGTCCCGACTGGGTGCCCGGCGAGTACTGGGTGTCCGGCCGCGGCATCGCGCGCGGCTACCGCGGACGCCCCGATCTCACCGCCGAACGCTTCGTCGAACACGACGGCCGAATCTGGTATCGCACCGGCGATCTGGTCCGCTACTGGCCCGACGGCACCCTCGAATTCGTCGGCCGCGCCGACCACCGCGTCAAGATCAGCGGGTACCGCGTCGAGCTCGGCGAGATCGAGACCGCGTTGCGGCGCGTGCCGGGGGTGCGCACGGCGGTGGCCGCGTTGATCGCCGTGTCCGGGGAATCCGATGTGCTGGCCGCGCAGGTGTGCGCGGACGACGCCACCGTGACCGCCGAGGGAATCCGGCAGTCTCTCGCCGACCTCGTTCCCGCACACATGATCCCGCGCCACATCACGGTCGTGGAGCGGATCGGTTTCACCGATGCCGGAAAGCTTGACCGGCGCGCCGTGGCGCGCGAATTGGAAGGCGCCGTTTCGCAATCGCAGCGGCCGGGCCACCGCGCGCCGTCGACGCCACTTCAATCCGCGCTGGCCATGATCGTGGGCGACCTGCTCGGCCGGCAGAACATCGGTATCGACGATGACTTCTTCGCCCTCGGCGGTGACTCGGTGCTGGCCACACAGGCGGTGGCGCGAATTCGGGCCTGGCTGGACGCGCCGGACATCATGGTCGCCGACATCTTCGCCAACCGGACCGTGTCGTCGCTGGCCGCGGTCCTCGGGGCCGGTGAGCGCGACCCCGGCCGGCTTGACCAGGTCGCCGAGCTATATCTGGAGGTTATCGGCATGGACGCCGAATCGGTTCTGGCGGCCTCTCAGCAACCCGCGAAATCGTAA
- a CDS encoding (2,3-dihydroxybenzoyl)adenylate synthase encodes MTPNTTPPAGVLDGFVPFPADRAAAYRAAGYWAGRTLDTILTDAARQWPDRTAVRDAVGGTGFSYADLDDQANRASGGLRALGIAPGDRVLLQLPNSCQFAVALFGLLRAGAVPVMCLPGHRAAELGHFAAVSAATGLLIADTAAGFDYRTMALGLIEENPTLRHVIVDGDPGPFTSWAQLCERAPGPPSSADPGSPALLLVSGGTTGTPKLIPRTHDDYVFNATASAELCRLTCDDVYLAVLSAGHNFPLACPGLLGAMTVGATTVFGTDPSPEAAFAAIDRHGVTVTALVPALAKLWAQACEWEPVTPKTLRLLQVGGAKLEPEDARLVRTALTPGLQQVFGMAEGLLNYTRPDDPPELTEHTQGRPLSAADELRVVNAAGEPVPPGEEGELLVRGPYTFNGYFRAERDNERCFDAQGFFRSGDLVRITDDGYVVVTGRVKDVICRGGETISAADLEEQMHSHPAIFSAAAVALPDPYLGEKICAAVVFNGPELSLAELNGYLDGRGVAAHARPDVLVPMTTLPTTPIGKIDKKAIAGQISAR; translated from the coding sequence ATGACCCCGAACACAACGCCGCCGGCCGGAGTCCTCGACGGGTTCGTGCCCTTCCCCGCTGATCGCGCCGCCGCCTATCGGGCGGCCGGTTATTGGGCGGGACGGACGCTGGACACGATCCTGACCGACGCGGCCCGGCAGTGGCCCGATCGAACCGCGGTGCGCGACGCCGTGGGCGGTACCGGCTTCAGTTATGCGGACCTCGACGACCAGGCTAACCGCGCCTCCGGCGGGCTGCGGGCACTGGGTATCGCGCCGGGCGACCGGGTGCTGCTGCAGTTGCCGAACAGCTGCCAGTTCGCGGTGGCCTTGTTCGGGTTGCTGCGGGCGGGGGCGGTCCCGGTGATGTGCCTGCCGGGACACCGGGCCGCCGAGCTCGGGCATTTCGCCGCGGTCAGCGCGGCCACCGGTCTGTTGATCGCCGATACCGCGGCGGGTTTCGACTATCGCACGATGGCGCTCGGCCTCATCGAGGAAAACCCAACGCTGCGGCACGTCATCGTCGACGGCGACCCGGGGCCGTTCACCTCGTGGGCGCAGTTGTGCGAGCGGGCGCCCGGCCCGCCGTCCTCGGCCGACCCGGGATCGCCTGCGCTGCTTCTGGTTTCCGGCGGGACCACGGGCACACCCAAGCTCATCCCCCGCACCCACGACGATTACGTGTTCAACGCGACGGCCAGCGCCGAACTCTGCCGGCTCACCTGCGATGACGTCTATCTGGCGGTGCTGTCGGCCGGACACAATTTTCCCCTCGCCTGTCCCGGCCTGCTCGGCGCGATGACGGTGGGCGCCACCACCGTCTTCGGCACCGATCCCAGCCCCGAGGCGGCCTTCGCCGCCATCGACCGCCATGGCGTCACGGTCACCGCCCTGGTGCCGGCCCTGGCCAAACTGTGGGCGCAGGCCTGCGAGTGGGAACCGGTGACTCCAAAAACCTTGCGGCTCTTACAAGTCGGTGGCGCCAAGCTGGAGCCCGAGGACGCCCGCCTGGTGCGCACCGCCTTGACGCCGGGCCTGCAGCAGGTGTTCGGGATGGCCGAGGGGCTGCTGAACTACACGCGCCCCGACGATCCGCCCGAACTCACCGAGCACACGCAGGGCCGGCCGTTGTCCGCCGCCGACGAACTGCGCGTCGTCAACGCGGCCGGCGAGCCCGTGCCCCCCGGCGAGGAAGGCGAATTGCTGGTCCGCGGACCCTACACGTTCAACGGCTACTTTCGCGCCGAGCGCGACAACGAGCGCTGCTTTGACGCGCAAGGCTTCTTCCGCAGCGGTGATCTGGTCCGGATCACCGACGACGGCTACGTCGTGGTCACCGGCCGCGTCAAAGACGTCATCTGCCGCGGCGGCGAAACCATCTCCGCGGCGGACCTCGAGGAGCAGATGCACAGCCACCCGGCGATCTTCTCGGCGGCCGCGGTGGCGCTCCCCGACCCTTATCTGGGCGAGAAGATCTGTGCAGCAGTCGTTTTCAACGGACCTGAGCTATCGCTCGCGGAGCTTAACGGCTACCTCGACGGGCGTGGCGTGGCCGCGCACGCGCGTCCCGACGTCTTGGTTCCGATGACCACGCTGCCCACCACGCCGATCGGCAAGATCGACAAAAAGGCGATCGCCGGCCAGATTTCGGCGCGCTAG
- a CDS encoding 3-deoxy-7-phosphoheptulonate synthase: protein MSLTDVTTAVDTSDHRIVSFRELSAPAAIRAELPLTPARAEAVQRDRDEVSAILAGHDDRLLLVVGPCSVHDPAAALDYAHRLAPLATRYAERLKIVMRVYFEKPRTTVGWKGLINDPAMDGSFDVERGIRTARGLLLDIIDVGLPVGCEFLEPTSPQYIADAVAWGAIGARTTESQVHRQLASGLSMPIGFKNGTDGNIQVAIDGVKAAAAPHHFFGTDDVGRAAVVETMGNPDCHVILRGGTAGPNYDAASVVTAIDRLRKVGLSELVMIDCSHANAAKDHVRQAEVAAEVSARIAAGERGIAGLMLESFLVAGAQSLSGELTYGQSVTDACMDFATTAELLAKLYAAMGDRG, encoded by the coding sequence ATGTCCCTCACCGACGTCACCACAGCTGTCGACACGTCCGACCATCGGATCGTCTCGTTCCGAGAACTCTCGGCTCCGGCCGCGATTCGCGCCGAACTGCCACTGACACCCGCGCGCGCCGAGGCCGTCCAGCGCGACCGCGACGAGGTGTCGGCAATCCTGGCCGGCCACGACGACCGCCTGCTACTCGTAGTCGGCCCGTGCTCGGTGCACGATCCGGCCGCCGCGCTCGACTACGCACACAGGCTCGCCCCGCTTGCGACCCGGTACGCCGAACGGCTGAAGATCGTGATGCGGGTCTACTTCGAAAAGCCGCGCACCACCGTCGGGTGGAAGGGGCTCATCAACGACCCCGCCATGGACGGCAGCTTCGACGTGGAACGTGGGATCCGCACCGCACGAGGGTTGCTGCTCGACATCATCGACGTCGGCCTCCCGGTGGGCTGCGAATTCTTGGAGCCCACCAGCCCGCAGTACATCGCCGACGCCGTCGCCTGGGGCGCCATCGGCGCGCGAACCACCGAGTCGCAGGTGCACCGCCAGTTGGCATCGGGGCTGTCGATGCCGATCGGATTCAAGAACGGCACCGATGGCAACATCCAAGTCGCCATCGACGGCGTCAAAGCTGCGGCGGCGCCCCACCATTTCTTCGGGACCGACGACGTGGGCCGCGCGGCCGTCGTCGAGACCATGGGCAATCCCGACTGCCACGTGATCCTGCGGGGCGGTACCGCCGGCCCGAATTACGATGCGGCTTCGGTGGTCACGGCCATCGATCGGCTGCGCAAGGTCGGGCTGTCCGAGCTGGTCATGATCGACTGCTCACACGCCAACGCCGCCAAAGACCACGTGCGACAGGCCGAGGTCGCCGCCGAGGTGAGCGCGCGCATCGCGGCGGGCGAGCGCGGCATCGCCGGCCTGATGCTGGAGAGCTTTTTGGTGGCCGGCGCCCAATCGCTCAGCGGCGAACTGACATACGGCCAATCCGTCACCGACGCCTGCATGGACTTCGCGACCACGGCGGAATTGCTGGCGAAGCTTTACGCGGCGATGGGTGATCGCGGGTAG
- a CDS encoding LysR family transcriptional regulator: MPLFMRRRDGLALTEAGAVALTHAREAVRQLTLMRTEVAGLAGDITGTLSLASLPTATATLIAPQLRTFARRHPAVTIRLLEGSKEEILDWLDQGAAEAGVVSLPSKGLDAAVLGVQEMVAVVPADSRLASKDIVTYADLAKEPFVRGTGGCADVFMPIARRQGIEFDLAFEAREIGATLEIVRAGLGVSILPSAGLPELPGVVVRPLLPLTERRLGIAVSASASAPARAFLDQIAALDLD; encoded by the coding sequence TTGCCGCTGTTCATGCGCCGCCGGGATGGCCTCGCGTTGACCGAAGCCGGAGCCGTTGCGCTGACGCATGCGCGGGAAGCGGTGCGGCAGTTGACGTTGATGCGCACCGAAGTCGCCGGACTGGCGGGCGACATCACCGGGACGCTGAGTCTGGCCAGTCTGCCGACAGCGACCGCCACGCTCATCGCGCCGCAACTAAGGACCTTCGCCCGGCGGCATCCGGCCGTCACCATTCGGCTGCTGGAGGGGAGCAAGGAAGAAATCTTGGACTGGCTCGACCAAGGCGCCGCCGAAGCCGGTGTGGTCAGCTTGCCGAGCAAGGGCCTCGACGCGGCGGTACTCGGCGTGCAAGAAATGGTCGCGGTGGTGCCGGCCGACAGCCGGCTGGCGTCCAAGGACATCGTCACCTACGCCGACCTGGCCAAGGAGCCTTTTGTTCGCGGCACCGGCGGCTGCGCCGATGTGTTCATGCCGATCGCGCGGCGGCAGGGCATCGAATTCGACCTGGCCTTCGAAGCCCGCGAGATCGGGGCGACGCTCGAAATCGTGCGAGCCGGGCTGGGCGTGAGCATCCTGCCCAGCGCCGGCCTCCCCGAGCTGCCCGGTGTCGTAGTGCGGCCGCTGTTGCCCCTGACCGAACGGCGTCTGGGCATCGCGGTGTCCGCGAGTGCGTCGGCGCCCGCACGGGCTTTTCTCGACCAGATCGCCGCACTCGATCTGGATTAG
- a CDS encoding LysR family transcriptional regulator has translation MTTLSQLKTFIAVVDQGGFTAASRRLGLSQPAVSRTVATLEKNWGCRCSCAAGMASR, from the coding sequence ATGACGACGTTGTCACAGCTCAAGACGTTTATTGCGGTGGTCGACCAGGGCGGCTTCACGGCGGCGAGCCGGCGGCTGGGGCTCTCGCAGCCGGCCGTCAGCCGCACGGTCGCCACCCTCGAAAAGAATTGGGGTTGCCGCTGTTCATGCGCCGCCGGGATGGCCTCGCGTTGA
- a CDS encoding SDR family oxidoreductase, whose protein sequence is MTAKRVLITGASKGIGRAVADRLAVSGDMPVGLARARPDDFPGEFYAVDLTDRAATDAVLERALRDGRVDAVVNNVGVARFGRIGSIELDDLFTTYDLNVRTAVQVVQAVLPGMLSAGWGRIVNVTSMTTLGTAERTPYAATKGALEACTRIWAGELAQSGITVNAVAPGPIETEMYRELSPAGSEREARLLQTIPLRRLGAPREIAHAICALLDEDAGYITGQIIRADGGGSIAA, encoded by the coding sequence ATGACCGCAAAGCGAGTGCTGATCACCGGGGCGTCGAAGGGAATCGGCCGGGCCGTCGCCGACCGTCTCGCGGTGTCGGGCGACATGCCGGTTGGCCTCGCGCGCGCCAGGCCGGATGACTTCCCGGGTGAGTTCTACGCGGTCGACCTCACCGACCGCGCCGCCACCGACGCGGTACTCGAGCGAGCCCTGCGGGATGGGCGCGTCGACGCCGTGGTCAACAACGTCGGCGTCGCGCGGTTCGGCCGGATCGGTTCGATCGAGTTGGATGACCTGTTCACCACCTACGACCTGAACGTGCGCACCGCGGTGCAGGTCGTGCAAGCGGTGCTGCCCGGGATGCTGTCGGCCGGGTGGGGCCGCATCGTCAACGTCACGAGCATGACGACACTGGGCACCGCGGAGCGCACGCCCTACGCCGCCACCAAAGGGGCGCTGGAAGCGTGCACGCGGATCTGGGCGGGAGAGCTCGCGCAGTCCGGCATCACGGTCAACGCGGTGGCGCCCGGGCCGATCGAAACCGAGATGTACCGCGAGCTCAGTCCGGCCGGATCCGAGCGCGAAGCGCGTCTCCTGCAAACCATTCCGCTGCGCCGGCTTGGCGCACCGCGCGAGATCGCGCACGCCATCTGCGCGTTGCTGGACGAGGACGCCGGCTATATCACCGGTCAGATCATTCGCGCCGATGGCGGCGGCAGCATTGCCGCGTGA
- a CDS encoding cupin domain-containing protein gives MPGTKAFAAKENPMSHNVLQNVIAPEEIVWHETGLGPSFWVGDELAGDNYSTRFSAQLTKFGPGGGSSPHHHDYNHAFCFLRGAGLVQLGEHCWETKAGTFVKVPANVVHSLKNVGSDELVFLVIYDPPHVATD, from the coding sequence ATGCCGGGCACCAAGGCTTTCGCTGCGAAGGAGAATCCCATGAGCCACAACGTGTTACAGAATGTCATCGCGCCCGAGGAGATCGTCTGGCACGAGACCGGCCTGGGACCGAGTTTCTGGGTCGGTGACGAGCTGGCCGGCGATAACTACTCCACACGTTTCAGTGCGCAGTTGACGAAGTTCGGCCCCGGCGGGGGATCCTCGCCGCATCATCACGATTACAACCATGCTTTCTGTTTCCTGCGCGGGGCCGGCCTCGTTCAGCTGGGCGAGCATTGCTGGGAGACCAAGGCGGGCACCTTCGTCAAGGTGCCCGCCAACGTCGTGCACAGTCTGAAAAACGTCGGTTCTGACGAACTCGTTTTCCTGGTCATCTACGACCCGCCGCACGTGGCGACAGATTAG
- a CDS encoding TetR/AcrR family transcriptional regulator produces the protein MAKGGRRTQAERAAGTREALVAAARPLFASLGFADASLETIVRNAGVTRGALYHHFADKTELFAAVFEQVEGEMAARMGDAVAAAGHGDPVEIMRLCAALWLDACADPEIQRIVLLEALAVLGWERWSAIGHRYNIGFVTALLTEAIESGSIPRQPIEATALTIMGALREATLYIARADDYHQARADAGVVMDRLLSALRTNAIG, from the coding sequence ATGGCGAAGGGCGGTCGTCGCACACAGGCAGAGCGCGCGGCCGGCACGCGTGAAGCGCTGGTCGCTGCCGCCCGGCCGTTGTTTGCGTCGTTGGGGTTTGCCGACGCATCCCTGGAAACGATCGTTCGCAACGCGGGGGTGACCCGCGGCGCCCTGTATCACCATTTCGCCGACAAGACAGAGCTATTCGCGGCGGTGTTCGAGCAGGTGGAGGGGGAGATGGCCGCCCGAATGGGAGACGCCGTCGCGGCCGCGGGGCACGGCGATCCCGTCGAGATCATGCGGCTGTGCGCCGCCCTGTGGTTGGACGCGTGCGCCGATCCCGAGATTCAACGCATCGTTTTGCTCGAGGCGCTGGCGGTGCTGGGATGGGAACGCTGGAGCGCCATCGGGCACCGGTACAACATCGGATTCGTCACGGCGCTGCTGACCGAGGCCATTGAGTCGGGCAGCATCCCGCGCCAGCCGATCGAGGCGACGGCCCTGACGATCATGGGGGCGCTGCGCGAAGCGACGCTCTACATCGCGCGTGCGGACGATTACCACCAGGCGCGGGCGGACGCCGGCGTGGTGATGGACAGACTCCTCAGCGCGTTGCGCACCAACGCGATTGGCTAA
- a CDS encoding maleylpyruvate isomerase family mycothiol-dependent enzyme — MSAVLEAIAEERRTVLELCSQMPDSMWAKDSGCSGWSVQDLVSHMACSFWLAVDPSALPDPGDLPAERAADIYVESRRSMTPREVVADYESVSARGLEVLAAIEGQDVDIPIGDVGTYPASVVPTTFVFEAFVHIRYDLFPPDGPLQGAPPPVDQLRLAPTLDWIEAALPQQNTSLLNELQTGVELRLDGLCARILRIGDHDDVATHITSDSQAFVRWVTQRGTWESLGVQAEGDPSTLNMIRRLRVF; from the coding sequence ATGAGTGCCGTGCTCGAGGCCATAGCGGAAGAACGTAGGACCGTTTTGGAGCTTTGCTCGCAGATGCCGGATTCGATGTGGGCCAAGGACAGTGGATGTTCGGGTTGGTCGGTGCAAGATCTCGTGTCCCATATGGCGTGCAGCTTCTGGTTGGCGGTCGACCCATCGGCCCTGCCCGATCCCGGCGATTTGCCGGCCGAGCGCGCGGCGGACATCTATGTCGAGTCGCGACGCTCGATGACCCCCCGAGAGGTCGTGGCCGACTACGAATCGGTGAGTGCGCGGGGTCTGGAGGTGCTCGCCGCCATCGAAGGTCAGGACGTCGACATTCCGATAGGCGATGTCGGCACCTACCCGGCGTCGGTCGTGCCGACAACCTTCGTCTTCGAAGCCTTCGTCCACATCCGGTACGACCTTTTTCCTCCGGATGGGCCGCTGCAAGGTGCACCGCCGCCCGTCGACCAGCTACGGCTCGCGCCCACCCTCGACTGGATCGAAGCGGCCCTGCCGCAGCAGAACACGAGTCTGCTCAACGAGTTACAGACAGGCGTGGAGCTTCGCCTCGACGGCCTGTGCGCTCGGATCCTCCGCATCGGCGACCACGACGATGTCGCCACGCACATCACGTCTGATTCGCAAGCTTTCGTGCGGTGGGTTACCCAGCGCGGTACCTGGGAAAGCTTGGGCGTTCAGGCCGAGGGGGATCCATCGACTCTGAACATGATTCGCCGGCTCAGGGTGTTTTGA